In the genome of Vicia villosa cultivar HV-30 ecotype Madison, WI linkage group LG7, Vvil1.0, whole genome shotgun sequence, one region contains:
- the LOC131617887 gene encoding UPF0481 protein At3g47200-like, giving the protein MEQWKKHSIYKIPSVVTNLNKKAYKPQAVSFGPYHYGEEHLMAMEVHKHRALVHFLKRCEKPIELVFQEMEQVVQELRDSYKPLDPIWILDTPKFIQMMILDGCFTLEILRANDRVADYAENDPIFSEHGKFYILPYIKRDMLMLENQISMTVLLTLIQHETRLEQEYDHELLNQKIVKLLNPRTHLIQSLGKCLHILDVYRKSLIQEEPSHPTTHVPEDIDAGEEIIRSAVELHEAGIHFKKSKTLSLKDISFDRGVLRLPTLVVDDTTEYMLLNIIAFERLHVGAGNEITSFTYFMDTMVDNAMDVAILNRKGIIINGLGSDKVVSKLFNSLSRDIAVDRHGVLDVVRTNMSKYCRKPWNRWHSNLIHTYFRNPWAIVSLIAGILLFVLTTVQTIYSVKQSYQSPDQSNSTISHNTPRPRRLP; this is encoded by the exons ATGGAACAATGGAAGAAGCATTCAATTTACAAAATACCCTCAGTAGTAACCAATCTAAACAAAAAAGCCTACAAACCACAAGCAGTTTCATTTGGTCCTTATCATTATGGAGAGGAACATTTAATGGCTATGGAAGTACATAAGCATAGGGCACTTGTTCATTTCTTAAAGAGATGTGAAAAGCCCATCGAGTTGGTATTCCAAGAGATGGAACAAGTGGTCCAAGAGTTGAGAGACTCATACAAGCCACTTGATCCAATTTGGATATTGGACACACCAAAGTTTATTCAAATGATGATTCTTGATGGTTGTTTTACTTTGGAGATTTTGAGAGCTAATGATCGTGTTGCAGATTATGCAGAGAATGATCCAATCTTTAGTGAACATGGGAAGTTTTATATTTTACCATATATCAAGCGGGACATGCTTATgctagagaatcaaatttctatGACTGTTCTACTTACCTTGATTCAACACGAAACTAGACTGGAGCAG GAATATGATCATGAGTTATTAAACCAGAAAATCGTGAAATTATTAAATCCTAGGACACATTTAATTCAAAGCTTAGGAAAATGCTTGCATATATTGGATGTGTATAGAAAAAGCCTAATTCAAGAAGAACCAAGTCATCCAACAACACACGTGCCTGAAGACATAGATGCAGGAGAAGAGATTATTCGATCAGCGGTAGAGCTTCACGAAGCAGGAATCCACTTCAAGAAAAGTAAAACATTGAGTCTGAAAGACATATCATTCGATCGAGGTGTTCTTAGACTTCCGACTTTGGTTGTAGATGACACCACTGAATACATGCTTCTTAATATCATCGCCTTCGAGCGTCTTCATGTTGGTGCAGGTAACGAGATAACATCGTTCACATATTTTATGGATACTATGGTTGACAATGCCATGGATGTTGCAATTCTTAACCGGAAAGGGATCATTATCAATGGTCTTGGAAGTGATAAAGTTGTTTCCAAATTGTTTAACTCGTTGTCGAGGGATATAGCAGTGGATCGACATGGAGTGCTTGATGTGGTGAGGACGAATATGAGTAAATATTGCAGGAAACCATGGAATAGATGGCATTCAAATCTTATTCATACTTATTTTAGAAATCCTTGGGCTATTGTTTCTCTTATTGCCGGCATTCTTCTTTTTGTATTGACTACAGTTCAAACAATATACTCTGTCAAACAATCTTATCAAAGCCCAGACCAAAGTAACTCAACTATTTCACACAATACTCCAAGGCCTCGCCGTCTTCCATAA